One segment of Gordonia terrae DNA contains the following:
- a CDS encoding ABC transporter ATP-binding protein, with product MTTSVSTADPGQTPDMTMRTKLAILWGYMRPYRGLLALGVFLGLLGTAAELATPLVTKWVLDGLAVSESLTAPITVLAVLLVAGSVIGLIQTIMLGTLAERIILATRTGLIGHLLRVEVPGLARRPSGEMVARVTSDTLLIREATTSSIVNGVNGFVGMAGALVLMAVLDLPLFATTMVVIIMVGVAAAVLMPGLAKAQQDAQAEIGYLGGRLEGILRSIRTVKASRAEARESDRIGEFAHRSARKGIRAVRIEAWAWTITGAGINLAVMIVLAFGAWRVADGSMTVSTLIAFLLYGFQLMMPVSLLTMSVTALQSGLAAAARISEISDLRTESDDAVTEPPAARVDRTAAALELRDVVYRYAPDAPAALDGIDLTIPRRGHTAIVGPSGAGKTTIFSLFLKFLRPDRGEIVLDGRPLDQWTLHDLRARIAYVEQDTPLVPGTVRDNLVYAAPEASDDEVWRALAAVRMDDRVRAMPDGLLTDVTTSTLSGGERQRIALARALVVDPELLLLDEVTAQLDGLTEASVAEGIRRQATRGAVVTIAHRLSTIMDADQIVVLEAGRVRAVGNHRSLLATDELYRELVAAMRIDTDLEPADRT from the coding sequence ATGACGACTTCGGTATCCACGGCCGACCCCGGGCAGACCCCGGACATGACGATGCGCACCAAATTGGCGATTCTGTGGGGGTACATGCGCCCGTACCGGGGACTCCTCGCCCTGGGTGTCTTCCTCGGTTTACTCGGCACCGCCGCCGAACTCGCCACTCCTCTGGTCACGAAGTGGGTACTCGACGGTCTCGCGGTGTCCGAGTCCCTTACGGCGCCGATCACGGTTCTGGCGGTGCTGCTCGTCGCCGGATCCGTCATCGGTCTGATCCAGACGATCATGTTGGGCACGCTGGCCGAACGCATCATCCTGGCCACTCGAACCGGACTGATCGGCCACCTGCTCCGCGTCGAGGTCCCCGGACTCGCTCGCAGACCGAGCGGCGAGATGGTCGCCCGCGTCACCTCCGACACTCTGCTGATCCGGGAAGCGACGACATCGAGCATCGTCAACGGTGTCAACGGCTTCGTGGGGATGGCCGGCGCGCTGGTACTCATGGCGGTTCTGGACCTACCGCTCTTCGCGACCACGATGGTCGTCATCATCATGGTCGGTGTCGCCGCGGCAGTCCTGATGCCCGGTCTCGCCAAGGCGCAGCAAGACGCGCAGGCCGAGATCGGTTACCTGGGTGGACGATTGGAAGGGATTCTCCGATCGATCCGTACCGTCAAGGCGAGTCGCGCCGAGGCACGTGAGTCCGACCGGATCGGCGAGTTCGCGCATCGGTCGGCGAGAAAAGGCATCCGGGCCGTCCGTATCGAGGCGTGGGCCTGGACGATCACCGGTGCCGGGATCAACCTCGCGGTGATGATCGTGCTGGCGTTCGGGGCCTGGCGCGTCGCGGACGGCTCGATGACCGTCAGTACCCTGATCGCCTTCCTGCTCTACGGGTTCCAGCTGATGATGCCGGTCTCGCTGCTCACCATGAGTGTCACCGCACTGCAGTCCGGACTGGCCGCTGCCGCTCGGATCTCCGAGATCTCGGATCTCAGAACGGAATCGGACGACGCGGTGACCGAGCCCCCGGCGGCCCGTGTCGACCGGACCGCTGCCGCGCTCGAACTTCGCGATGTGGTGTACCGCTACGCGCCCGATGCTCCCGCCGCGCTCGACGGAATCGACCTGACGATTCCACGCCGAGGGCACACCGCCATCGTCGGACCGTCGGGTGCCGGGAAGACGACGATCTTCTCCCTCTTCCTGAAGTTCCTGCGGCCGGATCGCGGCGAGATCGTGCTCGACGGCCGACCGTTGGATCAGTGGACACTCCACGATCTACGAGCCCGGATCGCCTACGTCGAACAGGACACCCCGCTCGTTCCCGGAACCGTGCGCGACAACCTCGTCTATGCCGCACCCGAGGCCTCGGACGACGAGGTGTGGCGCGCACTCGCGGCTGTTCGGATGGATGACCGGGTCCGTGCGATGCCGGACGGTCTCCTCACCGACGTCACCACGTCCACCCTGTCCGGTGGGGAACGGCAACGGATCGCACTCGCCCGAGCGCTGGTCGTGGACCCCGAACTCCTCCTGCTCGACGAGGTGACCGCCCAGCTCGACGGGCTCACCGAGGCCTCGGTGGCCGAGGGGATCCGACGACAGGCGACCCGCGGAGCCGTCGTCACGATCGCCCACCGGCTCTCGACCATCATGGACGCCGACCAGATCGTCGTCCTCGAGGCCGGTCGGGTGCGCGCTGTCGGCAACCATCGAAGCCTGCTCGCCACCGACGAGCTCTATCGCGAGCTGGTGGCCGCCATGCGTATCGACACCGACCTCGAACCCGCAGATCGCACG
- a CDS encoding TetR/AcrR family transcriptional regulator, which translates to MNDAPEPAAVSGVRLRTRQAIVSAAIAAWASDFSTSLGDIADRADVSRSTLHRHFPDRQSLVDAALVEASTILDRQSKEAVDGCESARAELESLMRVIIGIGDIIVFLFSDPNRFEGNPEWSEQEDQMLPEILTRAQREGALADDLETRWLVGVFYSLCFVGAVSIAAEGMSRRRAADVAIRTFFSGVSAD; encoded by the coding sequence GTGAACGATGCGCCGGAGCCGGCCGCCGTCTCGGGCGTGCGCCTGCGCACCCGACAGGCCATAGTGTCAGCCGCCATCGCGGCATGGGCAAGTGATTTCTCGACGTCGCTCGGCGACATCGCCGACCGGGCCGATGTCAGCCGGAGCACTCTGCACCGGCATTTTCCCGACCGCCAGTCATTGGTCGATGCCGCCCTGGTGGAAGCGAGCACCATCCTCGATCGACAGTCGAAGGAAGCAGTGGACGGCTGCGAATCAGCTCGCGCAGAACTGGAATCGCTGATGCGCGTCATCATCGGTATCGGCGACATCATCGTGTTCCTGTTCTCCGACCCGAACCGATTCGAGGGCAATCCGGAGTGGTCGGAGCAAGAGGATCAGATGCTCCCCGAGATCCTCACCCGGGCGCAGCGAGAGGGTGCACTCGCCGATGATCTCGAGACGAGGTGGTTGGTCGGGGTGTTCTATTCGCTCTGCTTCGTCGGCGCGGTCTCGATCGCCGCGGAAGGGATGTCGCGGCGTCGCGCCGCCGATGTCGCCATCCGGACGTTCTTCTCCGGAGTCTCTGCCGACTGA
- a CDS encoding NADP-dependent oxidoreductase, with the protein MRAITYDRFGGPDVLELTDLPTPKVGPDSVLVRVRASSVNPVDWKVREGYLAEIMDTVFPVVPGWDVAGVVEQVGLDTPEFEVGDEVFGYVRKDVVGGEVAGGTFAEMVAAPVRTLAHKPSGWSFEEAAAVPLAGLTAYQTIRRAGVQSGHTVLVHAAAGGVGSFAVQIARSIGARVIGTASESNHEFLRTLGAEPITYGDGLADRVRALEPEGVDVVLDYVGGDALDSVGEVLRDGGTVASITDARARDEFGGHYVWVRPDSADLAELARLGEAGSLTPEIAEVFELADAAGAHERSESGHVRGKIVVRVATD; encoded by the coding sequence ATGCGAGCAATCACTTACGACCGCTTCGGCGGTCCCGATGTCCTGGAACTGACCGATCTCCCCACGCCCAAGGTCGGTCCCGACTCCGTGCTGGTGCGCGTGCGGGCCTCGAGTGTGAACCCGGTGGACTGGAAGGTCCGCGAAGGCTACCTCGCCGAGATCATGGATACCGTGTTCCCGGTCGTCCCGGGCTGGGATGTCGCCGGTGTGGTCGAGCAGGTCGGCTTGGACACGCCCGAGTTCGAGGTCGGCGACGAGGTGTTCGGTTATGTGCGCAAAGACGTGGTCGGTGGGGAAGTGGCGGGTGGTACGTTCGCCGAGATGGTCGCCGCTCCGGTACGGACGCTCGCGCACAAGCCGTCTGGCTGGTCGTTCGAGGAGGCCGCGGCGGTTCCGCTCGCCGGCCTGACCGCCTATCAGACGATCCGCCGCGCGGGCGTGCAGTCAGGGCACACCGTCTTGGTGCATGCCGCTGCCGGCGGCGTCGGATCGTTCGCGGTGCAGATCGCACGGTCGATCGGCGCACGGGTGATCGGCACCGCCTCCGAGTCCAACCACGAGTTCCTTCGAACGCTGGGCGCCGAACCCATCACCTACGGCGACGGTCTGGCCGACCGTGTCCGCGCACTCGAACCCGAGGGGGTCGACGTGGTCCTCGACTACGTCGGTGGTGACGCGCTCGACTCGGTCGGCGAAGTGCTGCGCGACGGCGGCACCGTCGCCTCCATCACCGACGCACGGGCCCGAGACGAGTTCGGTGGCCACTATGTATGGGTACGGCCCGATTCAGCGGATCTCGCCGAGCTGGCCCGGCTCGGCGAGGCCGGCAGCCTCACGCCCGAGATCGCCGAGGTGTTCGAACTGGCCGACGCCGCCGGCGCGCACGAACGCAGCGAGTCCGGTCACGTACGCGGCAAAATCGTCGTACGCGTCGCGACCGACTGA
- a CDS encoding Tn3 family transposase: MATRVFADEELQRLREFPEISREELFRYFTLTPADLAFVAPQGRGPAVRLGLAVALCTLPWLGFVPDKVPSAPPVAVARLADQLNIDAAQLRSYGKRAQTRTEHVRLVAQYLGWRPAGAMELKELDEFLLARAMEHDSPTLLFRLACEYLISARVIQPGPETVVRRVAHARTRAQRETYDRLAREFTPQRCKELDALLVVDPSIEMSRLRWLSTGPVEASATAVKAEVEKLVFLRNLGADELDMSVLPAERRRFLATVGRRLTGQALERRDPQRRYPILLTVLAQSATDVLDEVVQLFDQAISARLSKAERRMRDELAERGKAGEDRQGLLDDLLAIVCDLQIPDEEIGGLIRGDRIGWERLRAAVAQAKPRLPRDHGHLAALDSSYSYLRQFTPQVLSTVRFAGGTAATELLIGVHMLRELNATGTRKVPDDAPTGFVPTKWRGYLDEARKAGNTTAYRHYWELCVLLGLRDGLRSGDVFVPGSRRYADPAAYLLTPQAWEPQRDEFCRLVGKSADPARALATATDELDAAMGELEKVLAGGDGPVRLDEAGDLVISPLSAEDVPAEATALKAELTEMLPFAPIVSLLIELDKRTGYLDCFTHAGGKQARSPELKRNLIAVLLAYSTNLGLTRMAEASGLSYDILAWTSEWYVREETLRAANLTIIDYHQRLPLTPVFGAGTLSSSDGQRFPTRGKSVTARALSRYFANEGLSTYTHVTDQHATYGTKVIVATRREAHYVLDEILGNATDLPITEHATDTHGVTLVNFGLFDLLGLQLSPRIRDLGRITLYRAAPRAQVESAFPHAGPLLTRKLNLDLIAEHYDDLLRLSGSLKFGHATASLLVGKLSASGRQNALAAALKEYGALRRTIYAARYLSDPGYRRKISRQLNKGESLHALRRDLLYAHEGAVRARHLEGQTEQAWCLTLATNAVIAWTTEYYGLATEQMRRAGRRIDDEVLTHISPAHSENINFFGAIEVDIDAELAQLGPTGYRPLRVRDTLF; the protein is encoded by the coding sequence GTGGCGACGCGGGTATTCGCGGACGAGGAGTTGCAGCGCCTGCGGGAGTTCCCGGAGATCAGTCGTGAGGAGTTGTTCCGGTACTTCACGCTGACCCCGGCGGATCTGGCGTTTGTTGCTCCGCAGGGCAGGGGCCCTGCGGTCCGTCTGGGCCTGGCGGTGGCGTTGTGCACCTTGCCGTGGCTGGGGTTCGTGCCGGACAAGGTGCCGTCGGCGCCGCCGGTGGCGGTGGCCCGGCTGGCGGATCAGCTGAATATCGATGCAGCGCAGCTTCGTTCGTATGGCAAGCGGGCGCAGACGCGGACCGAGCATGTGCGGCTGGTGGCCCAGTATCTGGGGTGGCGGCCTGCCGGGGCGATGGAGTTGAAGGAGCTGGATGAGTTTCTGCTGGCGCGGGCGATGGAGCACGATTCGCCGACGCTGTTGTTCCGGCTGGCGTGTGAGTACCTGATCTCGGCGCGGGTGATCCAGCCGGGCCCGGAAACGGTGGTCCGCCGGGTCGCGCACGCTCGCACGCGGGCGCAGCGGGAGACCTACGACCGGTTGGCGCGCGAGTTCACGCCGCAGCGGTGTAAGGAACTGGATGCGTTGCTGGTCGTCGACCCGTCGATCGAGATGTCGCGGTTGCGGTGGTTGTCGACCGGCCCGGTGGAGGCGTCGGCGACCGCGGTGAAGGCCGAGGTCGAGAAGCTGGTGTTCCTGCGCAACCTGGGCGCGGATGAGCTGGACATGTCGGTGCTGCCGGCGGAGCGGCGGCGGTTCCTGGCGACGGTGGGCCGCCGCTTGACGGGCCAAGCCCTCGAACGCCGGGATCCGCAACGCCGCTACCCGATTCTGCTCACCGTGTTGGCGCAGTCGGCCACCGATGTGCTCGACGAGGTGGTGCAGCTGTTCGATCAGGCGATCTCGGCCAGGTTGAGCAAGGCCGAACGCCGGATGCGCGACGAGCTGGCCGAGCGCGGTAAGGCCGGAGAGGATCGGCAGGGGTTGCTCGACGACCTGCTGGCGATCGTCTGTGACCTGCAGATCCCCGACGAGGAGATCGGCGGCCTGATCCGGGGCGATCGGATCGGATGGGAGCGGTTGCGGGCCGCGGTCGCGCAGGCCAAGCCTCGGCTGCCGCGCGATCACGGGCACCTGGCCGCTCTGGACAGCTCGTACTCCTACCTGCGGCAGTTCACCCCGCAGGTGCTGTCGACAGTCCGGTTCGCCGGCGGCACCGCCGCGACCGAGCTGCTGATCGGGGTGCACATGCTGCGGGAGCTGAACGCGACCGGTACCCGCAAGGTGCCCGACGACGCGCCGACCGGGTTCGTGCCGACGAAGTGGCGCGGCTACCTCGACGAGGCCCGCAAAGCCGGTAACACCACCGCCTATCGGCACTACTGGGAGCTGTGCGTGCTGCTGGGGCTGCGTGACGGGTTGCGCAGCGGGGATGTGTTCGTGCCGGGGTCGCGCCGCTACGCCGACCCGGCCGCGTACCTGCTGACCCCGCAGGCGTGGGAGCCGCAGCGTGACGAGTTCTGCCGCCTGGTCGGCAAGTCCGCTGATCCCGCTCGCGCGCTGGCGACCGCCACCGACGAGCTCGACGCCGCTATGGGCGAGTTGGAGAAGGTGCTCGCCGGCGGCGACGGGCCGGTCCGTCTCGATGAGGCCGGTGACCTGGTGATCTCACCGCTGTCGGCGGAGGATGTGCCCGCGGAGGCGACGGCGCTCAAGGCCGAGCTGACGGAGATGCTGCCGTTCGCGCCGATCGTGTCGCTGCTGATCGAGCTGGACAAACGCACCGGCTACCTGGACTGCTTCACCCACGCCGGCGGCAAACAGGCCCGCAGCCCGGAGCTGAAACGCAACCTCATCGCCGTCCTGCTGGCCTACTCCACCAACCTCGGGCTGACCCGAATGGCCGAGGCGTCGGGCCTCTCCTACGACATCCTGGCCTGGACCAGCGAATGGTATGTGCGGGAGGAGACGCTGCGGGCGGCGAACCTGACGATCATCGACTACCACCAAAGGCTGCCGCTGACCCCGGTCTTCGGCGCCGGCACCCTGTCGTCGAGTGATGGGCAACGGTTCCCGACCCGCGGCAAATCGGTCACCGCCAGAGCGTTGAGCCGCTATTTCGCGAACGAAGGACTGAGCACGTATACCCATGTCACCGATCAGCACGCCACCTACGGCACCAAGGTCATCGTCGCGACGAGACGCGAAGCTCACTACGTGCTGGACGAAATCCTCGGCAATGCAACGGATCTGCCGATCACCGAGCATGCGACCGACACGCACGGCGTCACCCTCGTGAACTTCGGGCTGTTCGACCTGCTCGGATTGCAGCTCTCGCCCCGCATCCGGGACCTGGGCCGGATCACCCTGTATCGGGCGGCGCCTCGGGCCCAGGTGGAGTCCGCGTTCCCGCACGCCGGGCCGCTGCTGACCCGCAAGCTGAATCTGGATCTCATCGCCGAGCACTACGACGACCTGCTCCGGCTGAGCGGGTCGCTGAAGTTCGGGCACGCCACCGCGTCGCTGCTGGTCGGCAAGCTCTCCGCGTCGGGCCGGCAGAACGCCCTCGCGGCGGCGCTCAAGGAATACGGGGCGCTGCGGCGCACGATCTACGCCGCCCGGTACCTGTCCGACCCGGGCTATCGGCGCAAGATCTCCCGACAGCTCAACAAGGGCGAATCCCTGCACGCGCTCCGCCGCGACCTGCTCTACGCGCACGAAGGCGCCGTGCGCGCGAGGCACCTGGAGGGACAGACCGAACAGGCATGGTGCCTCACGTTGGCGACCAACGCCGTCATCGCCTGGACCACAGAGTATTACGGGCTGGCGACCGAACAGATGCGGCGGGCCGGGCGGCGCATCGACGACGAGGTGCTGACGCACATCTCCCCGGCCCACAGCGAGAACATCAACTTCTTCGGCGCCATCGAGGTCGACATCGACGCCGAACTCGCCCAGCTCGGCCCCACCGGGTACCGGCCGCTGCGCGTGCGGGACACCCTGTTCTGA
- the merB gene encoding organomercurial lyase MerB, translating into MSTDNLTADVFAKILPAGRDRALMRAALRLLAHGTPVTVTELAAAAGVPDLDPAQTPIGADVEYDEAGRIVGWGLTLNPTPHRFSVGGHQLYTWCAPDTLIFPAVIGAPACIESDCPITGTTVRLTIDPVTGVSDLEPATAMVAFVDPDRIQPGHLRATCCNPQMFLATSDAAHHWQAKFPGMTVLPVTDAYHQLARPLADAITDPTTTTGTSACC; encoded by the coding sequence ATGAGTACCGACAACCTCACTGCCGACGTTTTCGCCAAGATCCTGCCCGCCGGCCGGGACCGGGCGCTGATGCGCGCCGCGCTGCGGCTGCTCGCCCACGGCACCCCGGTCACCGTCACCGAACTCGCCGCCGCCGCGGGAGTGCCCGACCTCGACCCCGCGCAGACGCCGATCGGCGCCGACGTCGAATACGACGAGGCCGGCCGGATCGTCGGCTGGGGCCTGACCCTCAACCCGACCCCGCACCGGTTCAGCGTCGGTGGCCACCAGCTCTACACCTGGTGTGCCCCCGACACCCTCATCTTCCCCGCCGTCATCGGCGCACCCGCCTGCATCGAATCCGACTGCCCGATCACGGGCACCACCGTGCGCCTTACCATCGACCCCGTCACCGGAGTCAGCGACCTGGAACCGGCCACCGCGATGGTGGCCTTCGTCGACCCCGACCGGATCCAGCCCGGTCACCTCCGCGCCACCTGCTGCAACCCGCAGATGTTCCTCGCCACCTCCGACGCCGCCCACCACTGGCAGGCGAAATTCCCAGGCATGACGGTGCTGCCGGTCACCGACGCCTACCACCAGCTCGCCCGCCCCCTCGCCGACGCGATCACCGACCCGACCACGACCACCGGAACCAGCGCCTGCTGCTAG
- a CDS encoding MerR family transcriptional regulator, whose protein sequence is MTIGDLSARTGVPVKALREYTDLGLIYTLGRSPAGYRLYTDDAEWCVRFIGELRGLGLTIAEICQLTSTDRDDHGRSVGAHLAELLQRSRQRLRQRIADAEQILDRIDAFETAHRAHLATDDLCWAGDPCGCELRA, encoded by the coding sequence ATGACGATCGGGGACCTCTCGGCCCGCACCGGGGTGCCGGTGAAGGCGCTGCGCGAGTACACCGACCTCGGCCTGATCTACACCCTGGGCCGCAGCCCGGCCGGCTACCGCCTCTACACCGACGACGCGGAGTGGTGCGTGCGGTTCATCGGCGAGCTGCGCGGCCTCGGGCTCACCATCGCCGAGATCTGCCAGCTCACCTCCACCGACCGTGACGACCACGGCCGTTCGGTCGGCGCCCATCTCGCCGAGCTGCTGCAGCGGTCGCGGCAGCGGCTGCGCCAGCGCATCGCCGATGCCGAGCAGATCCTCGACCGCATCGACGCCTTCGAAACCGCACACCGTGCGCATCTGGCCACCGACGACCTGTGCTGGGCCGGTGACCCGTGCGGATGCGAGCTACGGGCTTGA
- the merA gene encoding mercury(II) reductase codes for MTLTDSRADLAIIGSGSAAFAAAIAAVNLGKRVVMVERGTVGGTCVNVGCVPSKALLAAAEARHAAEAAGRFPGLTPAEVPLDFPALIAGKDALVGQLQAEKYVDLAADYGWEIVSGTAVFDGSAEAPVLRVARAEGGVRVIEADQYLIATGAAPWAPPIDGLVEAGYLTSTTAMDLQQLPESLIVVGAGYVGLEQAQLFARLGSKVTVIARSRLTSGEEPEISAALEAVFAHERIDVLTTATVEKVLADDGHKVVTVRTGGGASTELRAEQVLMATGRRPNTAGLGLDAVGVAVDERGAVVVDDRQRSSNPRIWAAGDVAGDPQFVYVAAAQGTLVADNALAGADRVLDYTTVPRVTFTSPAIASVGLTDAQAAAAGLACQCRVLGLSSVPRALVNRDTRGLVKIVAEAGTGRIMGVHALSDGAGDLITAATYAMTAGLTVDRLAHTWAPYLTMAEALKLTAQTFTTDVTKLSCCAG; via the coding sequence GTGACCTTGACAGATTCCCGCGCCGATCTGGCGATCATCGGTTCCGGCTCGGCGGCGTTCGCCGCCGCCATCGCCGCGGTCAACCTCGGCAAACGGGTGGTGATGGTGGAGCGCGGGACGGTCGGGGGCACGTGCGTGAACGTCGGGTGTGTGCCCTCGAAGGCGCTGCTGGCCGCCGCCGAGGCCCGCCACGCCGCCGAGGCGGCGGGCCGGTTCCCCGGGCTCACCCCCGCCGAGGTGCCGCTGGATTTCCCCGCCCTGATCGCGGGCAAGGACGCGCTGGTCGGGCAGCTGCAGGCGGAGAAGTATGTCGACCTGGCCGCCGACTACGGGTGGGAGATCGTCTCCGGCACCGCGGTGTTCGACGGCAGCGCCGAGGCACCCGTGCTGCGGGTCGCGCGCGCCGAGGGCGGTGTACGGGTGATCGAGGCCGACCAGTATCTGATCGCCACCGGTGCCGCGCCCTGGGCTCCGCCGATCGACGGCCTCGTTGAGGCCGGGTATCTGACCTCGACCACCGCCATGGACCTCCAGCAGCTGCCGGAGTCGCTGATCGTGGTGGGTGCGGGCTATGTGGGGCTCGAGCAGGCCCAGCTGTTCGCCCGCCTGGGCAGCAAGGTCACGGTGATCGCGCGTAGCCGGCTGACCTCGGGTGAGGAACCGGAAATCTCGGCCGCGCTCGAGGCCGTCTTCGCCCACGAGCGCATCGACGTGCTCACCACCGCCACCGTCGAGAAGGTCCTCGCCGACGACGGGCACAAGGTGGTGACCGTGCGCACCGGCGGCGGCGCCAGCACCGAGCTGCGGGCCGAGCAGGTGCTGATGGCCACCGGCCGCCGCCCCAACACCGCCGGGCTGGGCCTGGATGCGGTCGGCGTCGCCGTCGACGAGCGGGGCGCGGTCGTGGTCGACGACCGCCAGCGCAGCAGCAATCCGCGCATCTGGGCGGCCGGGGACGTGGCCGGGGATCCGCAGTTCGTGTACGTGGCCGCCGCGCAGGGCACCCTGGTCGCCGACAACGCCCTGGCCGGTGCCGATCGCGTCCTGGACTACACCACGGTGCCGCGCGTGACGTTCACCAGCCCCGCGATCGCCTCGGTCGGACTGACCGACGCGCAAGCCGCCGCGGCCGGGCTGGCCTGCCAGTGCCGGGTGCTGGGGTTGTCGAGCGTGCCGCGGGCGCTGGTCAACCGGGACACCCGCGGCCTGGTCAAGATCGTCGCCGAAGCCGGCACCGGCCGGATCATGGGCGTGCACGCCCTCAGCGACGGCGCCGGGGACCTGATCACCGCCGCCACCTATGCGATGACCGCGGGTCTGACCGTCGACCGGCTCGCCCACACCTGGGCGCCGTACCTGACCATGGCCGAAGCGCTGAAACTGACCGCGCAGACTTTCACCACCGACGTCACCAAACTGTCCTGCTGCGCAGGCTGA
- a CDS encoding ArsR/SmtB family transcription factor, which produces MARSTTATVTVPGAESACTHLDTTAKFFRALSDPTRLKLLEFILAGERTSADCVEHAGISQPRVSVHLSCLADCGYVLARRDGKKLRYSVGDPRVADLVMLARSLAADNSAALGCCPRIPAADGSGRR; this is translated from the coding sequence ATGGCCCGGTCCACCACCGCCACTGTCACCGTGCCCGGTGCCGAGTCGGCGTGTACGCATCTGGATACGACGGCGAAGTTTTTTCGCGCCCTGTCGGATCCGACCCGGCTCAAGCTCCTCGAATTCATCCTCGCCGGGGAGCGCACCTCCGCCGACTGCGTCGAACACGCCGGCATCTCGCAGCCCCGGGTGTCGGTACACCTGTCCTGCCTGGCCGACTGCGGGTATGTCCTCGCGCGCCGCGACGGGAAGAAACTGCGGTACTCCGTGGGTGATCCGCGGGTAGCTGACCTGGTGATGCTGGCGCGGTCGCTGGCGGCCGACAACTCCGCCGCGCTGGGCTGCTGCCCGCGCATCCCCGCCGCGGACGGTAGTGGGCGGCGATGA
- a CDS encoding dihydrolipoyl dehydrogenase family protein has translation MSERYDTLVLGGGMAGLPLALRAARHGRVAFVEKELLGGTCLNRGCIPTKTMIASAAVAHQARRAAEFGVRLPGPVTVDLAAVVDRKNTIVDSIRAGSYRTVEKSTDLDFYHATGHFTAPRTLTVDGTDLTADRILLVTGTRSTIPAIDGLDTVPYFTSRTLLDLTDLPSHLLVVGGGYVGCEFAQMFRRFGSEVTLIQRADRLLPGEDPDISAAVSEGMTADGITVLTGTTCTAATGTTGNIRLGCTGSEADDITGSHLLIATGRTPNSDNLGLEYLGLEPDPQGFLTVDASLRTDAENVWALGDLRGGPMFTHTARDDADIVYRTIFRSQDRTTTGRIVPHAVFTDPEVGAVGLTEPAARAAGYDVVVGRQDFTGVVKARAIGNTRGLVKFVADAATDRILGCHIAGPDGGNLVHEAVIAMTTGATYTQLAQAIHIHPTLAEAVNTAAGGVHREIGA, from the coding sequence ATGAGCGAACGCTACGACACCCTGGTACTCGGCGGCGGCATGGCCGGCCTGCCGCTCGCGCTGCGCGCGGCCCGGCACGGCCGCGTCGCGTTCGTGGAGAAAGAACTGCTCGGCGGGACCTGCCTCAACCGCGGCTGCATCCCCACCAAGACCATGATCGCCTCCGCCGCCGTGGCGCACCAGGCGCGCCGCGCCGCCGAATTCGGGGTCCGCCTACCCGGACCGGTCACCGTCGATTTGGCCGCCGTGGTCGACCGCAAGAACACCATCGTCGACTCCATCCGCGCGGGCTCCTACCGCACCGTCGAGAAATCAACGGACCTCGACTTCTACCACGCCACAGGACATTTCACCGCACCCCGCACACTCACCGTCGACGGCACCGACCTGACCGCCGACCGGATCTTGCTGGTCACCGGCACCCGCAGCACCATCCCCGCCATCGACGGCCTCGACACCGTCCCCTACTTCACTTCCCGCACCCTGCTGGACCTCACCGACCTGCCCTCACATCTGCTCGTCGTCGGCGGAGGCTACGTCGGCTGCGAGTTCGCCCAAATGTTCCGGCGATTCGGCTCCGAGGTCACCCTCATCCAACGCGCCGACCGGCTGCTGCCCGGCGAGGACCCCGACATCTCCGCCGCCGTCAGCGAGGGCATGACCGCCGACGGCATCACCGTGCTCACCGGCACCACCTGCACCGCGGCCACCGGCACCACCGGGAACATCCGGCTCGGCTGCACCGGCAGCGAAGCCGACGACATCACCGGCAGCCACCTGCTGATCGCGACAGGACGCACCCCCAACAGCGACAATCTCGGCCTCGAGTACCTCGGTCTCGAACCCGACCCACAGGGCTTCCTCACCGTCGACGCCTCCCTGCGCACCGACGCCGAAAATGTTTGGGCGCTCGGCGATCTGCGCGGCGGGCCCATGTTCACCCACACCGCCCGCGACGACGCCGACATCGTCTACCGCACCATATTCCGAAGCCAGGACCGCACCACAACCGGGCGCATCGTGCCGCACGCGGTGTTCACCGACCCCGAAGTCGGCGCCGTCGGGCTCACCGAACCTGCCGCCCGCGCCGCCGGCTACGACGTCGTCGTCGGGCGCCAGGACTTCACCGGCGTCGTGAAAGCCCGCGCCATCGGCAACACCCGCGGCCTGGTCAAATTCGTCGCCGACGCCGCCACCGACCGTATCCTCGGCTGCCACATCGCCGGACCCGACGGCGGGAACCTCGTTCACGAGGCCGTCATCGCCATGACCACCGGCGCCACCTACACCCAACTCGCCCAAGCCATCCACATCCACCCCACCCTCGCCGAAGCGGTCAACACCGCCGCCGGCGGCGTCCACCGCGAAATCGGCGCATAG